In a single window of the Pseudogemmatithrix spongiicola genome:
- a CDS encoding hybrid sensor histidine kinase/response regulator has translation MTRVLIVDDKDENLYYLRALLGGHGYVVDEARHGAEALVVARSHPPDVVVSDLLMPVMDGYTLLRYWKADATLRRAPFIVYTATYTEEKDAKLARDLGADAFILKPSEPEDFLAELAAVLSRGTSDTEPRRPVADQEEILQVYSEALIRKLEEKSLQLEDANRRLGRSTMQLEMAGRLARLGGWWLDRGARHVVWSDEVCRIHGEPEGTAPDVERAIAYYEERHRPIIRRAVERCFADGTPWDLELELHSRDGRHLNVRVIGEAVRDDMGRVSRIQGAFQDVTEIRRAQRERRDLALRLQQTLESMSDAVLMFDPAWRVVFLNPMGERLLHRSRAELLGKVVWEEFPEAVGSTFQVEYERAVRTRSRVQFVEYFTPLETWFDVTAYPTDDGLVVYFRDVTARREADRRLAQQATMLDKAQDAILVRGLDDTILYWNKSAERLYGWTADEAIGRNAHELVNDGSAEFVEAKRELMSRGEWTGTLRQVARDGRRVVTECRWTLVRNDAGEPESVLAINTDVTDRRNLEQQFLRAQRLESIGTLAGGIAHDLNNVLAPVMMSLDLLRDLAGPQGHDLIESLRSSVGRGADLVRQVLSFARGLDGRKERVDARTVVREIEAVLRETFPKRIEIVVEVPDAPARLMGDPTQLHQVVMNLAVNARDAMPKGGQLRIVVSREDLSGAAAVQLHLAPGRYVRVAVADSGAGISPEHQEIIFEPFFTTKDVGHGTGLGLSTVQSIVRGHDGAIQLQSELGKGSIFSCWFPLVGADDEQPSAPNPARRLPRGDGEFILVVDDEPSIRAVADRILTRHGYRVATAADGHEALERWREHRTELDAIITDVAMPGMDGPELIAALRAEGADVPIIVASGYVTDEGAGRLLEVATEFFVSKPFSAETLLTTLRGVLVGR, from the coding sequence GTGACGCGCGTCCTGATCGTCGACGACAAGGACGAGAACCTCTACTACCTCCGGGCGCTGCTGGGCGGACACGGCTATGTGGTCGATGAGGCGCGGCATGGCGCCGAGGCGCTCGTGGTGGCGCGCAGCCACCCGCCCGATGTCGTCGTCAGCGACCTGCTCATGCCGGTGATGGACGGGTACACGCTGCTGCGGTACTGGAAGGCCGACGCGACCTTGCGGCGGGCACCGTTCATCGTGTACACCGCGACGTACACTGAGGAGAAAGACGCGAAGCTGGCCCGCGATCTCGGGGCGGATGCCTTCATCCTCAAGCCGTCGGAACCCGAGGACTTCCTCGCCGAGCTCGCGGCGGTGCTCTCGCGCGGCACCTCGGACACGGAACCGCGGCGGCCCGTGGCCGACCAAGAGGAGATCCTCCAGGTCTACAGCGAAGCGCTGATCCGCAAGCTGGAGGAGAAGTCGCTGCAATTGGAGGACGCGAACCGCCGCCTCGGCCGCTCGACGATGCAGCTCGAGATGGCGGGACGTCTCGCGCGCCTCGGGGGCTGGTGGCTGGACCGCGGTGCGCGCCACGTCGTCTGGTCGGACGAGGTGTGCCGCATCCATGGGGAGCCGGAGGGCACGGCGCCCGATGTCGAGCGGGCGATCGCGTACTACGAGGAGCGGCATCGGCCGATCATCCGGCGGGCGGTGGAGCGTTGCTTCGCCGACGGCACGCCGTGGGACCTGGAGCTCGAACTGCACAGCCGCGATGGCCGGCACCTCAACGTGCGGGTGATCGGCGAGGCCGTGCGGGACGACATGGGGCGGGTGTCCCGCATCCAAGGGGCCTTCCAGGACGTGACGGAGATCCGGCGTGCGCAACGCGAGCGTCGCGACCTGGCCCTCCGGCTGCAGCAGACGCTCGAGAGCATGTCCGATGCGGTCCTGATGTTCGATCCCGCGTGGCGCGTCGTCTTCCTGAACCCGATGGGCGAGCGCTTGCTGCACCGCTCGCGTGCCGAGCTGCTCGGCAAGGTCGTGTGGGAGGAGTTCCCCGAGGCGGTGGGCAGCACGTTCCAGGTCGAGTACGAGCGCGCGGTCCGCACCCGCAGCCGCGTGCAGTTCGTGGAGTACTTCACGCCGCTCGAGACCTGGTTCGACGTCACGGCGTATCCGACGGACGACGGGCTCGTGGTCTACTTCCGTGACGTGACGGCGCGGCGCGAGGCCGACCGTCGTCTGGCACAGCAGGCCACGATGCTCGACAAGGCGCAGGACGCGATCCTCGTCCGCGGCCTCGACGATACGATCCTATACTGGAACAAGAGCGCGGAGCGCCTGTACGGCTGGACGGCCGACGAAGCCATCGGCCGCAACGCGCATGAGTTGGTGAACGACGGCTCCGCCGAGTTCGTGGAGGCGAAGCGCGAGCTGATGTCGCGGGGCGAGTGGACCGGCACGCTGCGCCAGGTCGCGCGCGATGGGCGGCGCGTCGTCACCGAGTGCCGCTGGACGCTGGTCCGCAACGACGCCGGAGAACCGGAATCCGTCCTCGCCATCAACACGGACGTCACCGACCGTCGCAACCTGGAGCAGCAGTTCCTGCGGGCGCAGCGGCTGGAGAGCATCGGCACGCTCGCGGGCGGCATTGCGCACGACCTGAACAACGTCCTCGCGCCGGTGATGATGTCGCTGGACCTGCTCCGCGATCTCGCGGGCCCACAGGGGCACGATCTCATCGAGAGCCTCCGCAGCAGCGTGGGACGCGGTGCAGACCTCGTGCGGCAGGTGCTGTCCTTCGCCCGCGGCCTCGATGGGCGCAAGGAGCGCGTGGATGCGCGGACCGTGGTCCGCGAGATCGAGGCCGTGCTCCGCGAGACGTTCCCCAAGCGCATCGAGATCGTCGTCGAAGTGCCGGATGCGCCCGCCCGCCTGATGGGAGATCCGACGCAACTGCACCAGGTGGTGATGAACCTCGCCGTCAACGCCCGAGATGCCATGCCGAAGGGCGGCCAGCTCCGCATCGTCGTCTCGCGCGAAGACCTCTCGGGTGCGGCTGCGGTGCAGCTCCACCTCGCGCCCGGCCGCTACGTGCGCGTCGCGGTCGCCGATAGCGGCGCGGGCATCTCACCCGAGCACCAAGAGATCATCTTCGAGCCGTTCTTCACGACCAAGGACGTGGGGCACGGCACCGGGCTCGGGCTGTCCACGGTGCAGAGCATCGTGCGCGGGCACGACGGGGCCATCCAGCTGCAATCCGAGCTCGGGAAGGGCAGCATCTTCTCGTGCTGGTTCCCGCTGGTCGGCGCAGACGATGAACAACCCTCGGCGCCGAATCCGGCACGCCGGCTGCCGCGCGGCGACGGAGAGTTCATCCTCGTCGTGGACGACGAGCCGAGCATCCGCGCGGTGGCCGATCGCATCCTCACGCGGCATGGCTATCGCGTGGCGACCGCGGCCGACGGCCACGAGGCGTTGGAGCGCTGGCGCGAGCACCGCACCGAGCTCGATGCCATCATCACGGACGTCGCGATGCCCGGCATGGACGGTCCGGAACTCATCGCCGCGTTGCGCGCCGAGGGCGCGGACGTCCCCATCATCGTCGCCAGCGGCTACGTCACCGACGAAGGGGCGGGGCGCCTGCTCGAGGTCGCCACCGAGTTCTTCGTCTCCAAGCCGTTCTCGGCGGAGACGTTGCTGACGACCCTGCGCGGCGTGCTCGTCGGCCGCTGA